A window from Heteronotia binoei isolate CCM8104 ecotype False Entrance Well chromosome 15, APGP_CSIRO_Hbin_v1, whole genome shotgun sequence encodes these proteins:
- the DBF4B gene encoding protein DBF4 homolog B, translating to MHMDDMFSYFQWLDSKGCRAPRQVGGGGSSSLGILMKPLPSRSQARTLKVTRLQRPFLKIEDESRRLCPFLQQFKNFPELCFPEGRRHSSPFDSPRSPASSKTPEGQLAHSGSSSDCCLLPKRQRGYCECCEETFLELQMHLHSPRHRAFVLDASHYAPVDNLISQMNNIFAGPSCSPLPLRVPPAISDDRSGFREDILQSLPTSSGPPPRSCLSGESSAGCSVRSTPTAEDQSLPAEMLNTPALLLTSQPLSDQAGGSGSSSGAEHHGRGGADAGALLKPAASLRAGSWTAPQQAIRGDPAAPLPPQPRKRKLSYSPSGQVKKRPALTRQLLPDVHPGIPPAGPTEGSFSQERGSQSGPGGLQLSAVPAAKPQHCLHAPTQLPPEGSARPPRDCALTGTGQQPERKEGGAVLPSEEGRTQALHKSPIADAKLVAPDIPSATCPSSQLPDSGARPRSPGVGPSQFLEAVGPEWPGLGLPPLVCSAEPSSSESEWDRSLLCALEGTSRVPFEHPIDSALLGTRVRVQDSGYESHLCAVLWQTLEPREARQGDSSGCHGHKEVLRTPFGSLDRLGPLFRNEPAPPF from the exons ATGCACATGGATG ATATGTTCTCCTACTTCCAGTGGCTGGACTCCAAGGGGTGCCGTGCCCCAAGACAGGTTGGTGGAGGGGGCAGCTCTAGTCTGGGCATCCTG ATGAAACCCCTTCCTTCCAGGTCGCAGGCCCGCACTCTGAAAG TGACGAGGCTCCAGCGGCCCTTCCTGAAAATTGAAGATGAGAGTAG AAGACTCTGCCCCTTCCTGCAGCAGTTCAAGAACTTCCCGGAACTGTGTTTCCCAGAGGGGAGAAGACACAGCAGCCCATTTGACTCTCCACGATCCCCGGCCAGCTCGAA AACACCAGAAGGCCAGCTGGCTCACAGCGGCAGTTCGTCTGACTGTTGTCTACTCCCAAAAAGGCAGAGAGGCTACTGTGAATGTTGTGAAGAAACCTTTCTGGAACTGCAAATG CACCTCCACAGCCCTCGCCATCGGGCATTTGTCCTGGACGCCTCCCACTATGCTCCAGTGGACAATCTCATCTCCCAAATGAACAACATTTTTGCAGGACCCTCTTGCTCACCACTGCCGCTGAG GGTACCTCCGGCTATTTCTGATGACCGCTCTGGATTTCGAGAGGACATTTTGCAGAGCCTCCCGACATCTTCTGGCCCACCTCCACGATCCTGCCTGTCTGGTGAGAGCTCAGCTGGCTGCTCTGTCAGGTCAACCCCCACGGCTGAGGACCAAAGTCTCCCTGCGGAGATGCTCAACACCCCGGCACTGCTACTCACCTCCCAGCCCCTATCTGACCAGGCCggtggcagcggcagcagcagtggtGCTGAGCaccatggaagaggaggagcggATGCAGGTGCTCTGCTGAAGCCCGCAGCCTCCCTCAGAGCAGGATCTTGGACTGCCCCGCAGCAAGCGATCCGGGGGGACCCCGCTGCTCCCCTGCCCCCGCAGCCTCGTAAACGCAAACTGTCATACAGCCCCTCTGGGCAGGTCAAGAAGAGGCCTGCGTTGACCAGACAGCTACTGCCAGATGTGCACCCGGGCATCCCTCCCGCTGGCCCAACAGAAGGCTCCTTTTCTCAAGAACGTGGCAGCCAGTCTGGTCCAGGAGGCCTCCAGCTCTCTGCAGTTCCAGCTGCCAAGCCCCAGCACTGCCTTCACGCCCCCACACAGCTCCCTCCGGAAGGCTCCGCTCGGCCCCCTCGAGACTGTGCTCTTACAGGTACCGGGCAGCAGCCGGAGCGGAAGGAAGGGGGTGCTGTCCTTCCCAGTGAGGAAGGGCGCACGCAGGCCCTGCACAAATCCCCCATTGCAGATGCCAAACTCGTCGCGCCTGACATTCCCTCGGCTACATGCCCATCCTCCCAGCTGCCTGACTCTGGGGCCCGGCCACGTTCTCCTGGCGTGGGCCCCTCTCAGTTCCTGGAGGCAGTTGGGCCAGAGTGGCCGGGCCTAGGCTTGCCTCCCCTGGTGTGCTCTGCGGAGCCCTCTTCCTCCGAGTCAGAGTGGGACAGGTCACTTCTGTGCGCCCTGGAAGGCACCTCCCGGGTCCCCTTCGAGCATCCCATCGACTCTGCGCTTCTGGGGACCCGCGTCAGGGTGCAAGACAGCGGCTACGAATCCCACCTTTGTGCTGTGCTCTGGCAGACCCTGGAGCCTCGCGAGGCACGCCAGGGAGACTCAAGCGGTTGCCACGGCCACAAAGAGGTTCTGCGGACTCCCTTTGGTTCCCTGGACAGGCTGGGCCCTCTTTTCCGAAATGAGCCCGCCCCACCCTTCTGA